From the genome of Syntrophus gentianae:
GTGAAATTCTTGTCGGGGTGAATGTGGATACCGGAGCCGGTTTCGACCGCTCTTCCAGGAATCAGTTCCAGGAAACCGCTGGGGCAAGGTTGTTGTTCCCGGAGTCTGCGTCGCCAGGCGTGGAACTGATGCCGATTGATTTGCTTTTCCCGGCAAAAGGTGGTGATGTTTAAGCCGCTTGCTGCCTGTTCCTCGATGATAGTGCGCCAATGGGCTCGTCGTTCCGCTTTGGTCATCATGTTTTGCCTCCCAATAAAGAAATCTTTCTTTGTTGGGAGCTATAACTCAGGGGATGACGGATGTGAAGATGGGTACATCGGACGCTTACTCTGATAAGTAAAGCATTCGGCAGAGGGTTTCCTGTTTATGACAAGAAAAATAGTCTTCATGATAGGTTCCTAAATTTAAAAAAAGAAAAAACCATTGACTCATTTATTCATTATTTAAAGGGCGTTGTTAGATTGGCTTATCCAACCAGGGATGATCGGATGAGAACGCGAGATAAAGGCTATGTATATTTCCAGGATTTTATTCCCGAAAACACTCATGATATCAGAGTAATTGTTATTGGAAAGCGTGCCTTTGCTATCAAAAGGATGATCCGGGAAAATGATTTTCGTGCATCGGGAAGTGGAAAAATTATTTATGGACATGAGGAAATAAATCTTGAATGTATTTCAACCGCTTTTTATCTTGCAGGTAAACTTCAGATGCAAAGTGTAGCTTTTGATTTTATTTTTACGAATGAAAATCAACCTTTATTGGTAGAAATAAGTTATGCGTTTGTTAATAAGGGCTATTTGCAGTGTCCTGGATATTGGACTTCGGATATAGAGTGGCACGAAGGAAAATTTTCCCCTGAATATTTTATGATTGAAGACTTTGTTAAGAGTTTATCTAATAGACAAGTTTTCTGAATAATATGATGACCAGTCCACCAAAAAAAGAAGATCCGTTCATTACGAATACAACTGTTGTTCGAAGACCTTATTGGACAGTGCTATTTGTCGTGGGTGTGATGTTTGTTTTATATATCCTTGATGCACCGATTAAATTTGGCCGTGCCATCTCTTTAGATCAGACCAAATCCATGGCTCCGATAATTGTCCGTGTCTGCCTCGTCCTTTTCATGTGTGGCAATATCGTGATGAGAGTTCTATCCGGTGCGAAATTATTCACTCTTTTCAATATGTTTCTATTTTCTTTTGCCGGGATCAATCTGTTTTATATGTATAAGTTGGGCTGGACTCCTCTGATGTTTGGGATTGAAGCGTATCGTTATCTTTACTGGTTTATAATTTTTTTGTTTTTTTTCACAAATGCATACCAGTTCCGGATTAATAATTCTTTGATAAACAAATTGCTCTTGCCATGGTTTTTCTTTGTTTTCTTTCAGGTTGTAATAATGAACTTGGAACGTGCCGGATCTACGGGCTCTTTAAATCTTTTGGCTATTAATGCCGGCTATATCGCATTGGATTTTCTACCGCTTTTTTTGATTTTAAATGGCAATAAAAAGGGGCTTATGAATGCGCCTTATTTTATTATTGTGATGATTGGCATCGTTTTGCTTGTTTCACTTAAACGCGGTGCAATTTTGTCATATTTACTAGGTGTGATGGCGTACATAGGGCTGAAGGAAAAGATTGAAACCGGCAGTTTGGTATCACTATTTCGCACTGCGTTTAAGTTTGGTATAATGATAATTTTGTTGGCAATTCCATTTTTATTAAAGGCAGATCAATTGATGCATCGATTTGCTGATACGACAGGTTCGGGCCGGACTACCCTGTACAAACTCATTTATGACCATTGGCTTATGGGCTCTCTAAGTGATAAAATTTTTGGTTATGGCTACATATCGGTTAAAAGTTACTTAGATGCCAAGTTTAATTGCCCTATTTATGCGCACAGTGATTTTCTCGAATACTTACATGATTATGGCTTGTTGGGCATTTCCATTTATGTATGCATTCACTTGGCATTGATTCATGTCTTATATCGTCTATATACCAAGCGACATTGGATGTGCCCAGTTTTGGGTTGCTTTTATGTCATATTCTTATGTAGGGCGATTTATTCCGGTGTCTTTGCTATTGGACCTGCTTTTGCTCTTGGTGCTATGTTTCTGGGGCTTTTAGGAGGCTACTATTATAAACTTCGCGATTTACATGTTAAAAAACAAAAGGTTGGCACAGCTTGGGGTGTTCCCAAAACGCAGAATATGATTCCAGGATGATATGACAAAACGGAAAATTCTTTTTCTAATCCCAAACTTAGGTGGTGGCGGAGCCGAACGTGTTTTCCTCCATTTGTTGAATAACCTCGACCGTTTAAAATTTGATTTTCATCTTTGTGTTTTGAGACAGGAAGGTCCTTTCTTTTCTGAATTGAGCTCAGATGTAACCGTTATTAATCTAAATACTTCTTTAAGACGTTCACTTTTTAAAGTGGCTGATACTATTAGAAATTTACACCCGGATGTTGTCCTGAGCAACGTCTGTTTCATGAATCTGATCACCGGGTTTGCCAGAATGTATCTTCCAAATCAGATACCCTTATACCTTGCCAGGGAAAGTGGTATTCCTTCTCAACGTAAACTTTTATATAAAAATAAATTCCTGCGATACATAGAATTATTATACAGGTTATCTTATAGACTCTTTGATGGCATTATCTGCCAATCGGACGATATGCTCTTTGACGTGCATAAAATGTACGGTGTGCCACAGAGGAAACTCATAAAGATTAATAACCCTGTCGATATTGATCACATTCAACGATTAGCCAATGATATTGTAGCAACAAAATTTCTACCAGACAAGACGAACCTCTTAGCAGTAGGCAGACTCAATCAGCAGAAGGGTTTCGATCTGCTATTGCAAGCAATGGCGTTGACGAAAAATAAAAGGCTGCATCTTCACATTCTTGGGGAGGGTGATGAGTACGGAAAGCTCCGCAGCCATGCAGAGGAATTGCGGTTGTCCGACCGTGTCACGTTCCACGGATTTTGCAAAAACCCCTATGCCTATATGGCAGCGGCGGA
Proteins encoded in this window:
- a CDS encoding O-antigen ligase family protein is translated as MFVLYILDAPIKFGRAISLDQTKSMAPIIVRVCLVLFMCGNIVMRVLSGAKLFTLFNMFLFSFAGINLFYMYKLGWTPLMFGIEAYRYLYWFIIFLFFFTNAYQFRINNSLINKLLLPWFFFVFFQVVIMNLERAGSTGSLNLLAINAGYIALDFLPLFLILNGNKKGLMNAPYFIIVMIGIVLLVSLKRGAILSYLLGVMAYIGLKEKIETGSLVSLFRTAFKFGIMIILLAIPFLLKADQLMHRFADTTGSGRTTLYKLIYDHWLMGSLSDKIFGYGYISVKSYLDAKFNCPIYAHSDFLEYLHDYGLLGISIYVCIHLALIHVLYRLYTKRHWMCPVLGCFYVIFLCRAIYSGVFAIGPAFALGAMFLGLLGGYYYKLRDLHVKKQKVGTAWGVPKTQNMIPG
- the tnpA gene encoding IS66 family insertion sequence element accessory protein TnpA; the encoded protein is MMTKAERRAHWRTIIEEQAASGLNITTFCREKQINRHQFHAWRRRLREQQPCPSGFLELIPGRAVETGSGIHIHPDKNFT
- a CDS encoding glycosyltransferase, producing the protein MTKRKILFLIPNLGGGGAERVFLHLLNNLDRLKFDFHLCVLRQEGPFFSELSSDVTVINLNTSLRRSLFKVADTIRNLHPDVVLSNVCFMNLITGFARMYLPNQIPLYLARESGIPSQRKLLYKNKFLRYIELLYRLSYRLFDGIICQSDDMLFDVHKMYGVPQRKLIKINNPVDIDHIQRLANDIVATKFLPDKTNLLAVGRLNQQKGFDLLLQAMALTKNKRLHLHILGEGDEYGKLRSHAEELRLSDRVTFHGFCKNPYAYMAAADVFVMTSRYEGFPNAMVEAMALGCPTVAFQCQGGLNEIIKNCMNGYSVEFGNIREFAMLLDKGDYLNLDRKLIVKDIWNRYRLDKIVKEYEYILTNVCKKDCRETG